A single genomic interval of Shewanella halotolerans harbors:
- a CDS encoding DUF3612 domain-containing protein codes for MKTNSSLMRKSHFLGTKIRNLRKRNNLTMEDLSARCVRVDADSAPSVSYLSMIERGKRVPSAGMLAVIAAVFQKEVDWFLDDAPEEQAITPVKGSRGGISGMALEPSFLFSNEILQIAIPEMLSQTGISGRQFAHLLIRAHQEHHQNHFPDLERAAEEVGLKRMPLSLEDLLAIVQRLGLVVKWFTRAPKAIREEAGAGKQHIITSYFEQPNKICLNQLLNQHTRRLKYDLAVHIGHSVLHNKDGLKSIMVAGRSHGTSLVDEADNRGQSSTVDAQDILHAWRDFESSFFAGALLCPKVPFRQLLDRHGYEIDVAKLVDVSPSVAMRRMTAVSPYSHWHYFDAYSPGKLKAVYRGNGIPLPWGNMRQVEDPCQHWAVFRMINASTQGSSAQISILDVANEPKIYCCESIRVKDLAGNPHVLCAGIDLNPAIEAQGGDANQVAQQLKEVCVDNGGSAPLPGNIKTDIKRVAKILNINWVERGIDSEARLICSRGASCPRKPSCYENGGCKG; via the coding sequence ATGAAGACCAATAGCAGCTTGATGAGAAAATCGCATTTCCTGGGCACTAAGATACGCAATCTCAGGAAACGTAATAATCTAACCATGGAAGACCTATCGGCCCGCTGTGTCAGGGTGGATGCGGATTCGGCACCCTCTGTCTCCTACCTCTCCATGATAGAGCGCGGCAAGCGCGTGCCCAGTGCCGGCATGTTGGCAGTGATCGCCGCCGTGTTTCAAAAGGAGGTAGATTGGTTTCTCGACGACGCCCCCGAGGAGCAGGCGATCACCCCGGTTAAGGGGTCTCGCGGCGGGATCAGTGGCATGGCGCTGGAGCCAAGCTTCCTGTTTTCCAACGAGATATTACAGATCGCCATCCCAGAGATGCTTTCCCAGACGGGGATCAGTGGCCGGCAATTTGCGCACCTGTTGATCCGTGCCCATCAGGAACATCATCAGAATCATTTTCCCGATCTCGAGCGCGCCGCCGAAGAGGTGGGGCTCAAACGCATGCCGCTGAGCCTCGAGGATCTGCTGGCGATAGTCCAGCGTCTCGGCCTGGTGGTGAAATGGTTTACCCGCGCGCCCAAGGCGATCCGTGAAGAGGCGGGCGCCGGCAAGCAACACATCATCACCTCCTATTTCGAGCAGCCCAACAAGATCTGCCTCAACCAGCTGCTCAACCAGCATACCCGCCGCCTCAAATATGACCTTGCGGTCCATATCGGCCACAGCGTGCTGCACAATAAAGACGGTTTAAAAAGTATCATGGTGGCCGGACGTAGCCATGGCACCAGCCTGGTGGATGAGGCCGACAATCGTGGGCAATCCTCCACCGTGGACGCCCAGGATATCCTGCATGCCTGGCGGGATTTCGAGTCCAGCTTCTTCGCCGGCGCCCTGCTCTGCCCTAAGGTGCCCTTCCGGCAGTTGCTCGACCGTCATGGCTATGAGATAGATGTGGCCAAGTTGGTGGATGTCTCTCCCTCGGTGGCCATGCGCCGCATGACGGCGGTCTCCCCCTACAGCCACTGGCACTATTTCGATGCCTATTCGCCCGGTAAGCTCAAGGCCGTATACCGAGGCAACGGCATCCCCCTACCCTGGGGCAACATGCGCCAGGTGGAAGATCCCTGCCAGCACTGGGCGGTGTTTAGGATGATCAACGCCTCGACCCAGGGCTCCTCGGCGCAGATCTCCATCCTGGATGTGGCCAACGAGCCCAAGATCTACTGCTGCGAATCGATTCGGGTGAAAGACCTGGCGGGCAATCCCCATGTGCTCTGCGCCGGTATCGACCTTAACCCGGCCATCGAGGCCCAGGGCGGCGATGCCAACCAGGTGGCGCAGCAACTCAAGGAGGTCTGTGTGGACAATGGCGGCTCGGCGCCCCTGCCCGGCAACATCAAGACAGACATCAAGCGTGTGGCTAAGATCCTCAACATCAACTGGGTGGAGCGTGGCATCGACAGCGAGGCTCGGCTCATCTGTTCCCGCGGCGCCAGCTGTCCGCGCAAGCCAAGCTGCTATGAGAACGGTGGCTGTAAGGGCTAG
- a CDS encoding malate synthase yields MNIQTEQLDQSIYNFIKQVMPMTQINGNNALAPQMQQDGLTYAKQILDQYFPLSQGSHQDVCSYVIYYKQLLAFFADGSQSGLAQPKQFVALSGHKCEPSSLVLKNNGFHIEIALDRRGEQGRHDMAGINDVQVEAALMTIVNSEQSACQRTWTSLVTGQADQHCKEFTSKDGTEYCL; encoded by the coding sequence ATGAATATACAGACAGAACAACTAGACCAGAGTATTTACAACTTCATCAAGCAGGTAATGCCTATGACACAGATTAATGGAAACAATGCGCTGGCACCTCAGATGCAGCAAGATGGCCTGACCTATGCCAAGCAGATCTTGGATCAGTACTTTCCACTGAGTCAGGGCTCTCACCAGGATGTCTGCAGCTATGTGATCTATTACAAGCAGCTACTGGCCTTCTTCGCCGATGGTAGCCAGAGCGGTCTGGCACAGCCCAAGCAGTTTGTGGCCCTCTCTGGTCATAAGTGCGAGCCTAGCTCTCTGGTGCTGAAAAATAACGGCTTCCATATCGAGATTGCGTTGGATCGCCGCGGCGAGCAGGGACGTCACGATATGGCCGGTATCAACGATGTACAAGTCGAGGCGGCGCTGATGACTATCGTCAATAGCGAGCAGAGCGCTTGTCAGCGTACCTGGACCAGCCTGGTTACGGGTCAGGCAGATCAACACTGTAAAGAGTTCACCTCGAAAGACGGAACCGAATACTGCCTCTAA
- a CDS encoding 1,4-dihydroxy-2-naphthoate polyprenyltransferase, whose amino-acid sequence MNPWILATRPRTLPAAIGPILVGNALALSLTQFSWLIAATSMLCALLLQIAVNLANDYFDFKSGIDTEERLGPVRVTQSGLLDPSKVRNAMIACLVLALLVGSLLIYHGGWPIAILAAASILGALGYSGGPYPLASHGLGEVAAFIFFGLVAVVGSYYLQAHDTSVAAWILGSAIGLFNAAVMLVNNTRDIPTDAKAGKHTLAVKIGEGQARVLYQALVYLPFALVIGGFLLGTLPGLPVLLGGLSLVLARKLNSEFSQTSGAALNPLLGRTAKLTVIFSALFSLGLALA is encoded by the coding sequence ATGAATCCCTGGATCCTGGCGACACGCCCACGTACTCTTCCCGCAGCCATTGGCCCTATCTTAGTCGGTAATGCCCTTGCCCTGTCACTGACACAATTTAGCTGGCTCATCGCCGCAACTTCAATGTTGTGCGCCCTGCTGCTGCAGATCGCCGTTAACCTGGCGAACGACTACTTCGATTTTAAGAGCGGTATCGACACCGAAGAGCGACTCGGCCCGGTGCGCGTCACCCAGAGTGGCCTGCTCGACCCAAGCAAGGTACGCAACGCCATGATCGCCTGCCTGGTGCTGGCGCTGCTGGTGGGCTCGCTGCTCATCTATCATGGTGGCTGGCCCATCGCCATCCTGGCCGCAGCCTCTATCCTGGGCGCCCTGGGTTACAGTGGCGGCCCCTACCCGCTAGCCTCCCATGGTCTGGGTGAAGTCGCCGCCTTTATCTTCTTCGGCCTGGTGGCCGTGGTCGGCAGCTACTACCTTCAGGCCCATGACACCAGTGTCGCCGCCTGGATCTTAGGCAGCGCCATCGGCCTGTTTAACGCCGCCGTGATGCTAGTAAATAACACCCGCGACATCCCCACAGATGCCAAGGCGGGCAAGCACACCCTGGCAGTTAAGATAGGTGAAGGTCAGGCCAGAGTCCTGTATCAGGCGCTTGTCTATCTGCCGTTCGCCCTCGTCATCGGCGGTTTTCTGCTTGGGACCTTACCCGGCCTGCCTGTGCTGCTCGGCGGTCTGTCGCTAGTCCTGGCGCGCAAGCTCAACAGCGAATTTAGCCAGACCTCGGGGGCGGCGTTAAACCCGCTGCTGGGACGCACGGCGAAACTCACAGTGATCTTCAGCGCCCTGTTCAGCCTGGGACTCGCCTTAGCCTAA
- a CDS encoding SDR family NAD(P)-dependent oxidoreductase — protein sequence MRFDEQVAVVTGAGAGLGRAYAIALAERGARLAIIDSGCGDSRCQSYAGAGLNKTARTLAELGADCLSFQLDVTDSQALKSAIETVLKRWGRIDIAINNAGIHTPVSFDSLSFEQWQRQLDVDLNGSFHLTKLVWPQMKRQNYGRIVMTAGASGLYGDMHETPYSTSKMALVGLVNSLAKEGRDYNISVNTLVPQALTAMTAHHLSPLVKPLFSTSSVNATLLYLCSSHACSGQHLLAAAGSVSHGMFVEFQPLRIVEDGCKPEVIAQRWDELYRAQPYHFHESGEEQVTAWARRSAAEHHVDIE from the coding sequence ATGCGTTTTGATGAACAGGTTGCTGTCGTCACAGGAGCGGGGGCTGGCTTAGGACGAGCCTACGCGATCGCCTTAGCCGAGCGCGGGGCGCGCTTGGCCATTATCGATTCGGGCTGCGGCGATAGTCGCTGCCAGAGTTATGCCGGCGCCGGCCTCAACAAGACCGCCCGTACCCTCGCCGAACTGGGCGCCGACTGCCTGAGCTTCCAGTTAGACGTCACCGACAGTCAGGCCCTAAAGAGCGCGATTGAGACTGTCCTCAAGCGCTGGGGTCGCATAGATATCGCCATCAATAACGCCGGCATCCACACGCCTGTCTCCTTCGATAGCCTGAGTTTCGAGCAATGGCAACGGCAACTGGATGTGGATCTCAACGGCAGTTTCCATCTGACCAAGTTGGTGTGGCCGCAGATGAAACGGCAAAACTATGGCCGTATCGTCATGACGGCGGGAGCCAGCGGCCTCTATGGTGACATGCATGAAACCCCCTACAGCACGAGCAAGATGGCGCTTGTCGGCCTGGTCAACAGCCTGGCAAAGGAGGGGCGCGACTACAACATCTCGGTCAATACCCTGGTGCCTCAGGCCTTAACCGCCATGACGGCGCATCATCTCAGCCCTTTGGTGAAGCCGCTGTTTAGCACCTCGTCTGTTAATGCCACGCTACTCTATCTCTGTTCCTCTCATGCCTGTAGTGGCCAACACCTGTTGGCCGCGGCCGGTAGCGTAAGCCATGGGATGTTTGTCGAGTTTCAGCCGCTGCGGATTGTGGAAGATGGCTGCAAGCCCGAGGTGATCGCCCAGCGCTGGGATGAGCTTTACCGGGCA